Below is a window of Hydrogenovibrio crunogenus DNA.
CGCCCCATTCTCAGTTTTGCCAGCGTTTCAGCCGAACAAGGCGCAATGACAATCAAATCAGCCCAGCGCGCCAACTCAATGTGCCCCATGCCCGCTTCCTGGTTTTCATCAAACAATTGATCTCGAACCGGATTTCCTGACAAGGCTTGAAAAGACAAGGGTTGAATAAACTCTTTCGCGCCCGCGGTCATTACCACTTGAACCTGATGCCCGGCTTTCATAAACAGGCGCACCAATTCCAGCGATTTATAGGCAGCAATGCCGCCCGTGACACCCAGTAGAATCTTCATCCCGCCACCAAGCTCGCCAGCTCTTCGACCAAACGCACCGGACGACCATTTTTAACCGTTGCCCCATACGTTTTGGCAGAGACCATCAAGACGTCATCAGCGCGATAAATATTTTGTAAAAAAATGACTTTCACTCGCCCTTCCTTAATCATTTCCACCGTAATGTAAAAATGATCATGTGGGCGTAACGAAGCTTTGTAATCAATTTCAGAACGCACTACCATTAAATCAATGCCCTGTTTGGCTAAAGCAGGGAAATTGATTTCATTAGCTAAAAGAAATTCATGACGTGCGTGCTCTAGATAATTCTGATAAACCGCGTTATTCACCACACCCTGTAAATCACATTCATAGTCCCGAACGCGCATCTCAAGTTTAAACATTGCCAGAGGCATCCCTTTTAATTATGATGACGATATCTTACCAAAAAATTCGTAAAAAACATGGCAATAACCGACTGGCACGAAAATGACCGCCCCAGAGAAAAACTGCTGAAGTTTGGCGCCCCACATTTGTCAGATGCCGAATTATTAGCCATTTTTTTACGGGTCGGCGTGAAAGGGAAAAGTGCGGTTGAACTCGCACAGGACTTACTCGATCACTTTGGCAGTTTAGATGCATTATTGAACGCAGATGAAACCGAGTTTTGTGAGGCAAAAGGCCTTGGGCAAGCAAAATATGTTCAGCTCAAAGCGGTTTTGGAGATGTCACGCCGCCACTTTGAATCAGGACTCAAAAAAGGAGTCGCCTTAACACAACCTGAAGCAGTGGCGCGTTTACTTCAGCATCACATAGGCAATCAGCCACGGGAAATTTTTGGCCTGGTGTTACTTGACCAACAAAACCAATTCATTCAATTTGTCCCTTTATTTACCGGCACCCTCAACCAAACGTCCGTTCATATTCGTGAAATTTTGAAAACAGTACTTGATCACCATGCTGCGGCCGTGATTCTGGCACACAATCATCCTTCTGGCGACCCGACCCCCAGTCAGTCTGATAAAGATCTTACCCGCCAGATTCAGCAAGGCCTACAGCTAATTGAAGCACGTTGTCTGGACCATATTATCCTCGGAGATCATGGTCGTTGGCTCTCTTTTACCCAGCAAGGGTTATTGTAAAATCTTCGTTAAAAGCAATTTCTCAATCGACCGACTTAAAAAAGATAAGCCAAACAAACGATATAATCTTGAATTACTTTGCAATATGGCTTGCTTTTCTATTCTATTTTATGGATAATTCCGCTTCTTGTTTTTCACAGTCTTGAATGGGCTGTTTTAACATAGAAATATTCGAATATTTTTAATGTGTGGTTAGTTTTAATGAACTAGCCGTTTTTGAGAGGAATTGAGAAATGTCTAAAATATGCCAAGTAACAGGTAAAAAACCTGTGGTCGGTAACAATGTTTCCCACTCTCATCGTAAAACTCGTCGTCGTTTTTTACCAAACCTACAAACTCACCGTTTTTGGGTTGAGAACGAAAACCGTTTTGTAAAACTACGCCTTTCAACTTCTGGAATGCGTATTATCGACAAAAATGGTATTGAGTCAGTGCTTGCAGAAATGCGTGCACGTGGTGAGAAAGTTTAAGGGAGCCCGACATGCGCGATAAAATTAAACTTCAATCGACAGAAAGCGCTTATTTTTATACTACGGATAAAAACAAGCGTAACATGGCTGGTAAATTTGAGATCAAAAAATATGATCCAGTTTTGCGCAAACATGTTCTCTTTAAAGAAGCTAAAATCAAATAAGTTTTACCATAACTTAAATGATGAACCCAGCTCAAAAGGCTGGGTTTTTTTATGCCTGAAAATCATGAGGATTCACCACCTGACGCACCTGACTTTTCTGTCAGTCTGTCATCACCACCTTATTTCGACCTGTTTGCTTCGCCTGATATAACCGTCGATCAACCGTTTTATACAGTTCTTCAGAGTTGGTTAATGCATCGGAATCACAATAAATTGCGCCAACCGAAATCGTCAATACCCCTTCTGTAGAAGCCGCATTCTCAATACCCAACGATTTTACTTTGAAGCATAGCTGCTCTAAGTAAGACTGGAATTCTGCTTCGCTTTTAAACCAAGAAATCACAAGAAACTCTTCGCCCCCCATTCGGAAAACAAAATCGGTCGCTCGATGGAAAGAGGTCTCTAAAACGTCTGCAACCTGTTTGAGTACCTGATCACCTTCCTGGTGCCCGTAGGTATCATTAATGGTCTTGAAAAAATCAATATCCATCATGGCAACAGCCAAGCTTCTGTGCTCCCGTTTCGCTCGATTGATTTCTCGTTCAATAATTTGATTAAAATAACGCCGGTTATACAACCCGGTCAAATCATCCGTTATCGACAGCTGCTCATTACGCTTTCGGTCCGTGATATCAACTCGAGTGGCCCAGACTTGTTGAATATGTCCCATCACATCCAGAACCGGGGTCAGCGTCAATTCAACCCAATAAGAGTGGCCATCATTGGCACGTCCTTCCATCTCACCCTTCCATGACTGACCCGCATTCACTTGTTTTAAAATAGCTTCTTGCTCTTCTTTTGACAAAGTTTCTGTTGCCAAATCAAGGTATTGCATCTCTTTTAATTCTTCACGACTATACCCAGATAACCGAGTAAAAGCGTCACTGACCCACTCAAACTTTAAGGTTTGCATATTAATTAACGTGGCGTACGTCAGCTCATGAATTTTTTCAATATAGGCTTGTTGTCGGTTCTTTTGATAACGGAACATCAACAAGAAAAACGTCAAAGTTAAAATAATGGCCAGCGAGATGCCACCCACTTCAATCAATTGCTTGCGGTCAAGTTTATTCACAACCTCCAGCTTGATCCATTTATTAAAGATTTGCTGACGTTCCTCGTCCGTAATGGAGTCCAACCCTTTTCGCAAGATATTAAACAGAACCGGATTATCTTTAGTGACCCCAATGGCTAATTCAAAACGATGATTAGATTGCCCGACGACATGAAGGCCTATTATTCCATATTTATGAATCGCATAATTAATCGCCCCAAGATTACCGGAGTACAGACTGGCGCGTCCATCCATGACCGCTTCCAACCCCTCTTTAACCGAGTCGACAATGACCAACTCAATACTGGGATAATGCTGCTTTAAAGTTTCATGGGACCAATACCCGTTCACTACCGCCACTTTTTGCCCTTTTAAGGCATCATAGCTTTCAATAAAAGAGACATTTTTTCGACCCACCAACACCATTGGAAAAGACAAATAAGGCTTGGTAAAGCGCATATATTGCTCACGCTCTGGTGTGGCGACAGCACAAGAAAACACTTCCAACTGGCCCGCTCTCGTTTTAGACAATACTTCTGCCCACCCCAGTGTTTTCTGGGCTTCAAATCGCACTCCTAATTTTTGTCCCAGCAAAGCAAAGTAATCGGATGCGATTCCTCGGTATTGCCCCTTTTTATCGATAAATTCAAAAGGCTCCCAATCGATATCATTGGCTAATTTAATAACGGGATGAGCCGCTAAATAGGCTGACTCTTCTTCGGTATAGGCATATTGTGATGCATTGAAAATAAACTGCTTCATATTCAGACGGTTAAACTCTTTCTGAGAGATTAACCCCACTTCTTTCGCCTCTGCTGCCGTGGCCATCAATTTGGCAGGCTCCACTTTACCGATTGGTACTTGGCCAGATTGAACATAGTGTGTTGTGACCTTCGCTTCATTCAGTAAAGCTTCACGCGATTTTACAACCGGATAATGCTGCATGATATAGTCCACCATCTCCGTTTGGTGATGGATGGCATACCGCCACCCTTTAATGGTGGCGGCTTTGAATTTTTGGATTTGCTCCGGGTGCTTGGCAGCAAGGGCTTCTGAAGTGACCACCAGATCGCCGTAACTCTGCACTCCAAAGGATTTGGGATCCACAATAAAAAATGCTTTGTTGCGTTGCTTCAAACGAAAAGGTTCATTCGTGGTATAGGCGCCATACAAATCGACTTTATGAAGAATAAAGTCTTCCAAATTGCCAGAAGAGTCAACGGATATCACCGGGTTCTTCACTAAATTTTGAGCTTTGTTAATCAACCCTAGAATCTGTAAATTCCCATAATGCATGACTGTTTTGCCATCAAGCTCAGCCAGATCATTAATAGGCTGATGTGACAACAAGACCATGGGAGAGAATTGAAATGAACTCATAATGAGCTTAATCGGAACGCCTTTGGCATAATCGGCAATCATTGAACTATAACCAATACCAATATCGGCCCGCCCAGACACAACCTCGTCCACCACACGAATGCCCGGTTTCCAGTTCTTCATCGAGACGTCTAACCCGACTTCCTGATAATAGCCTTGTTTGATGGCGGCGTAAAACCCGGCAAATTGAAACTGATGGTTCCAGTTCACTTGAACGGTTAAAGGATTTTCAGAAACATTGGGAGAGATTTCAGCTTGAGAGGCGGCATGACCACTCATAGAAAAGAAGAGGGAAGCCAGCAAAACAAGTGTTCGCAAAGAGTTGAAAGCTGAGGGTACGTTAATCTCCATACAATTATTATATGAATAATCCACCCGATTGACAGTTATTTCTTATCAACAAAACAACCTTTAATAATTTGCTAATATCACCCTTCATAACAGCGCTGTTTTGCAAGCCGCATCGCGGGGGGCACTTTAGCCCAATTCTCTGGAAACCTTTTCGATTGAAACTCCCGAAGTGCAGCGTAAGCATCGTCAATCAACGCAAAGCTTGCAATGGTTCTTTCCGAGTTCTTAACGCAATATCCAACGTCATCACAGTCAATATGGTAATTTTGTTCGGCCATTTTAGTCTCTCCCTTGCTTAAGACAGTTATCGGCACATTACTTTCAAAGCTGAGATAAAAAAACTTTAACCGAGTGTCATTTTTCCCAAACTTCTTTAAAATACCGACATCTTTTTCCAATTTATAAGAAATAAACATGCCAGAATTACCCGAAGTAGAAACGACTCGAAAAGGCATTCAACCCAAGGTTGAAGGTCAAGCCATTCAAAAAATCATCATTCGTAATGGCAAGCTTCGCTGGCCTGTCGATACAAGTCTGACGGAAAAACTGCCAGGCCTGGTTATTTTAAGCATTAAACGTCGTGCGAAATATCTACTTCTGGAAACCAGCCAAGGACATTTAATTATCCATTTAGGCATGTCTGGCAACCTGCGTGTACTCCCGCAACAAGAACCTGCAATCAAGCATGACCACATTGATCTGCTGCTAGAAAATGGCTTTTTGTTGCGCTACCACGATCCCCGGCGTTTTGGCAGCTGGTTATGGACTGAGGCGCCAATCCAGGAGCACACACTATTAAAGTCTCTTGGCCCTGAACCCTTGACCGATGCTTTTAATGCTGAGTACCTTTTCCAAAAACTGCAGGGCAGAAAAACGGCCATCAAAACGTTTATTATGAATAACCACATCGTGGTGGGCGTTGGCAACATTTATGCCAATGAATCGCTTTTTCTGAGTGGCATTCATCCAAGCAGAACGGCGCAGAGTTTAACACTCACAGAAACGACCAAGCTCGTCGCACATATCAAAATGGTCTTAAGTGCTGCAATAGAACAAGGAGGCACCACCTTGAAAGACTTTTTAACCCCTGATGGTAAGCCAGGTTATTTTGAACAGAAACTGAATGTGTATGGTAGAGAAAACGCACCTTGCTTACGGTGTCATGCATCCATCGAAAAAGTTGTTCTAAATCAACGCGCCGCCTACTTTTGTTCAAATTGTCAAAAGTAGCGCCAATCAACTGTTAAGATAAAATGACAGGAAGGTGTTTCAGCCGAAGAAAAATTGAGAGGGTTGATTAAAAACATTAACCTATTGAAAAATTACTCTTTTTTGAGGCTTAATCGAAAAGTATGCGTTTTAAAGGCTTAACTTATTTACATAAAACATACTCACTCGTTGCAGTGGGTTGTGTATTTGTCGTTTTGATTTTGGGTGGCTGCAATTCAGACTTTTTACCCTCCAATAAGCAAATCAGCCAGTGGCCCGTCAATACCTCATGCAAATTAGATGCCTCCGCTTGCTCCACTTCGGTTAAAAATCAATCCATTACTTTAGATATTCAACCTAAACCTATCCGGGTAGCCAGAATGTTGAATGTCCGCGTCAAATTGACAGGCATTGAAGCCGAAAAAGTAGAACTCGATATCGCCGGACAAAACATGTATATGGGCTATAACCGAGTCACATTAACGCCCGTAAAAGGGTACCCGCACCTGTATGAGGGTCAATCCATGCTCGCCTTCTGTACCAATGACAAAATGGATTGGCATTTATCCGTTTTGGTGACTCAGAAAAACCAACCGCTTATCCAGGCGCCTTTTGCATTAACCACTCGGTCGCAATAAACGCTCCCAATCACTCAAAAGGCTTTTTTTGAATTCGAATCAAACTATGTCAAAATAAAAGCACCTTAACTGAGGATAACGTTATGACATGGTTTAACCAATCAACCGATTCGGTTATCAAGGCCCTCAAATCGGATTATCAGCAAGGTCTGTCAGAGGACCAAAGGGGAGAACGTCAAACGGCTTTTGGGCTGAATGAAATTAATCAGGTCAAACACGCTTCTGCCTTACATATTTTTATCGCTCAGTTAAAAAATCCATTACTCATCATTCTTGCGCTGGGCGCATTACTGTCTTTTTATACCGGTCATCATGTCGATGCGTTTGCCATCACCACCATTATTTTAATCAACGCCTCCATTACTTTTATTCAAGAATATAAAGCTCAAAAATCAATCGATGCCTTACGTGATATGTCGGCACCACATTGCCATGTCAAACAAAATGGACAATGGCATGAGATGTCGGCAAAGCAACTCGTTCCTGGAGACATCATTCTTCTGAAAACAGGCGACATCATCCCTGCCGATTGCCGTCTGGTTGAAACAACCCAATTGGAGGTGGATGAATCGGCACTCACAGGCGAATCGAATCTAATCAGAAAACAAACCTCTGTTTTAGAATCGTCGGATTTAACACTGGGCGACCAACTCAATATGGGATTTATGAGCACACCTGTTCACAACGGAAGGGGCATCGCGGTTGTGACCGCTACAGGCATGAAAACCGAAGTCGGTAAAATTGCTCGGCTGATCGAGACCACCCAGAACCGACTCACGCCTTTGCAAGCTCGCATCCATGCTTTATCGAAAACCCTGATCTGGGCTGCTTTATTTATTGTAGCCGTCATCATTGGTATTGGATTCTATAAAGGTCTTACTCTTTCCGGCATGGTAGACACCAGTATCTCATTGGTCGTCGCAGCCATACCCGAAGGCTTGACGACTGTCGTCACCATCGTCTTAACATTAGGGGCGAAACACATGATGCGTAACCATGCGCTGGCGAAGTATTTGGCCTCTGTAGAAACGCTTGGCTCCACCTCTGTTATCTGTACCGATAAGACGGGAACCTTGACTCAAAACAAAATGCAATCTGTTCAAATCTGGGCAGGAGGTGAGCATTATCACATTCAAGGAGAAGGCTACCGCCCAATAGGAGAATTTAAGGATGATCAGCAACGGCCCGTGACCCCGCAACAACATCCGCACTTAAACCACCTATTGGAAATGTCGGCCTTATGTAATGAAGCACAACTCGTCGAACAAGAGGGGCGTTACCACATCCAAGGACTTCCCACAGAAGGGGCATTAGTCGTGGCAGCCGCAAAAGCCAACATCCACAAAGAAGCATTGCAACAGCACCACAGAATCATCAAGACCTTTCCATTTGATCCCAAACGAAAAATGATGAGTATCATCATACAAGAGCCTGATAATAGCTATCAACTGATTGTAAAAGGTGCGCCGGATGTCTTAATAGACCATTCTGAAATCATTGAATTCCAAGACAAACATTTAGATGTCACCAGTAATCGATACCTTATTGAAGACGTCATTCACACTTTTGGCTCTCAAGCGTTAAGAACACTCGCTATCGGTTATCGACATTTATCAGAAGCTCAAATTCATCTTTCACAGGAAGAGCTTGAAACCCAGCTAACATTTACAGGGTTACACGGTATCATTGACTTGCCGAGACCGGAAGCAACGCAATCTGTCAAAGAGTGCCATGAAGCAGGGATTCGTGTCATTATGATTACGGGGGATCATGCTGTCACCGCCCGAGCCATTGCTGAAAAAATGCAAATCATTCATGCTAATGAGGAAGCAATCGTCATCACGGGAAAAGAACTGAATGCCCTATCGGATGAAGAACTCGGAAACTTGGCTCCCAAAATTCATGTCTATGCACGGGTTACCCCTGAACATAAATTACGCATAGTGAAAGCGCTACAGCAACGAGGAGATGTGGTTGCCATGACCGGTGACGGTGTCAATGATGCACCAGCCCTAAGAAAAGCGGACATTGGCATCGCGATGGGAGACAGCGGAACCGGCGTTGCGAAAGAATCTGCCGATTTAATATTGCTGGATGATAATTTTGCAACCATCGTGACCGCGGTTCGGGAAGGCCGTCGAATTTATGACAATATCCGCAAGTTCATACGCCAGGATTTGACAGCCAATGTCGGTGAAGTCTCAGCAATCTTATTTGCTTTTTTACTGATCAGTGGAGAGCCGCTGCTCGCTCTGGCGCCGCTAATGATTCTTTGGGTCAACCTGGTCAGTGACGGCATGCCCTCTTTAGCGTTAGGCGTGGATGTCGCTGAAGCGGATGTCATGAAACGTTCTCCTCGCGATCAAAAAGACAGTTTTTTTGCCGACAGCTTAGGCGCTCGAATTATTGTCCGAGGGCTGGTAATGGGGGGGTTCACTTTCTGGATGTTTCACTATGCGCTGCACCTTGGCATGACGTTGGCGTATGCCCAAACACTTGCTTTTATGACCCTGATATTTGGGCAATTATTTCATGTATTTGATGCACGCACTTTTACCAGTCTCTATCGACGCAACCCTTTTACGAACCGATTGTTACTATTGGCGGTATTTGGTTCCGGCGCACTTTCCATTTTAATGGTTTACAGCCCCTTTGGAAATTTAGTCCTAGGAACAACCCCCCTTCAATTGCACCATTTGGTTATGACGTTTTTTATCGCCGCACTGCCAACTTTTATTTTATCGGGCATCAAGGAACTGTTTAGATTTAAGTGGTTATAACGCATCAGGCCTGGTTGTTTTTTAAGCACTTTGCACTCAAAATGCTAATTAGCAAAAAAATAGAGGCATAAAAACTTTAAATGAAACATCACAATAAAACCGATAAACTAAAGCCTATGTCATCCTAAAAAGTCATTATTCGTATGGTAAAAACGACCTCTTTGCTTAAAAAACCGTTCATGCTTATTCTGTGGCTTTTTGTCGTTTTATTTATTGTGTTTAGCAGCGCGTCTTATCTTTTACATCAAATTCATTTAAAGCAAGCCGAAAAGCATTTCAGTGATGTCTCCTCTACATTATTAGACGAACAAATCAAGAAAAAGTTTGATGTGGGTCAGGCCATCAACCTCTCTTACGCGAACAACAGTCAACTCAAAAAAGCCATCGCTTTTGAAGACCGTTCTTTTCTGATAAAAGAGCTAAAACATACCCAACAAAATTTTTCTATCTGGACCCGTTTTAAAGAAATCGGCATGCACATTATCACCGCCGATGGCCGCTCTTTGCTCAGAACGTATGACATTCCCAGCTACAACCAGGATTTAACGCGTCACAACCTCATCCAGAAAGTCATCAAAACCCGAAAAGATGTCAGTGGTATCGATATCGGGGGCGCTTCAACGAACTATCGGCTCATCGACATCATTCCGGTATTTGCAAATGATGACCCGGAAGAAATTGTTGGCTTCATCAGCATGTCTCAAGGTTTTGAATCCATCATGAATGCCATGAACAAAGCCGGCTTCCAGTTTGCAATTTATAAAGCCATTCGACCAGATAACGGGGGGCCGGCTGAGTTTGTTCAGGATGACAATGAGATTTACCAAACACAATCTCTAAAAAACTTATCCTTTACTGAAAAAAACCTGTTAACAAACTCTTTGCACTTTCAAAATAACCAAGTGCTTTACACTCAGAACCTTTTTGACAACACCGGCAAAATTAAAGCGACAATCGTCGTGGCTGAACCTATCGAGATTTTGCAGAGAGAAGCCTGGCAAAATACCAAAAACTACATCATCGTTTTCGCGTTTATTTTAATTGTGTTGCTTGTCTTAAGTATGGCACTCCTCAATATGATGCGAAAAGAGGTGATTAAACCGATTCAACGGTTGGAAAAAAAGATAGGAACCATCATCCAAACCCAGTCGTTTGACCAAGAAGTGGAAGTTGTTGAAAACAATGAAATCGGTCAGATGAAACATCGTTTCAATCGGTTGCTGTCAGAAATCAACGAACTGATTTATTCCATTAATTATCAACAAAAAGCCATTGACCAGACACTGATTGTGTCTAGGACGGATCCTTATGGCACCATTTTATATGTTAACGATAACTTCTGCAGAATCAGTGGTTATTCAAAAGAAGAGTTGGTCGGCCAACCACATAACATCGTTCGTCACCCTGAGATGCCTAAAAGTACGTTTGAAGAAGTTTGGGCCACAATACAATCGAAAAAAATCTGGTCAGGCGAAATCAAAAATCTGCGTAAGAATGGCGAAACGTATTACGTCATGTCTTACATCATGCCCTTGCTGGACAAAAATGGCAACATCAAAGAGTTTCTGTCCATAAGAGAAGACATCACCGAACGGGTTCGTCTCGAAAAATCGCTAGAGAAAGCCAAGCAGGATGCCGAAGAAAGAAGACTGGTGGCGGAAAAATCGAACCAGGCAAAATCAGAATTCTTATCTAGCATGAGTCATGAATTGCGGACGCCTTTAAATTCAATCATTGGATTCGCTCAATTGCTGGAACTCTCGGATCTATCCGAAAAACAAAAGAAACAGTTAAAAAACATTTCTACCAGTGGGGAGCATTTATTACACCTCATTAATGACCTACTGGAATTGGCCAAAATTGAATCTGGCAACATTTCTTTGTCGGTTGAAAGAACCGAACTCAAACCGATTGTGGAAGAATGCTTACAGATGATTCATACAGCAGCGGAAAAACATCATATCAAGATTCTGATATCGGAAAAGTCCAATTGTAATTACTTTGTCATTGCAGACCATTTACGGCTCAAGCAAGTACTGGTGAACTTCTTAACCAATGCCATCAAATATAACCGTGAAAATGGTTCAGTTATTCTGTTTGCAGAAAAGAAAACCGCTGAAGAATCGCCACACAAAAACGGCTGCATTAGAATCAGTATCGAGGATACCGGTTATGGAATTGCAGAAAAGTATCAGAAAAAACTGTTCCAACCATTTAATCGCCTTGGCCATGAAACATCAACCATTGAAGGAACCGGAATCGGCTTGGCCATTACAAAAGACCTGATTGAAAAGATGGATGGCCAGGTTGGGTTTGAAAGCACCGAAGGGGTGGGATCTACATTCTGGTTCGATATTCCCATCGCCAGCGATATTGACTCAGATTCGTTAGAACAATGTCGTTTAAAAAACGAGGAACAGGTTGAAAATACTTCTATTGAGCCGAAAAAGACCGGCAAAACCACTTTAAGGATACTCTACATCGAAGATAATCCAGCCAACATGCAATTGATGGCCAACATCATCGAAACACTGGATAACTGCGAGCTTGTGATCGCCCCCAATGCGGAGGACGGTACTACGAAAGCACAACAATACTTACCCAACATCATCTTTATCGACATCAATCTCCCCGGCATGAATGGCGATGAAGCGCTGCCTATCTTAAAAGCGATTCCGGAACTGGAAGCACAAAACACCCTTTATTATGCTTTGACCGCCAATGCAATGAAAGAAGATGTGAAAGAAGGATTAATAAAAGGGTTTGATAAATATCTCACCAAACCGATCAATGTGGCCGAAATTTTATCGATTATTAAAGAACAAACATACTCTTTATAAAGGTCATGTCCCTGCTTAATTCGTAACGGCTACCGATTTTATTAACGCAAAAACCGCCAGGCCTGGCTTCAAATTTAAGCGATCAGCCGAATGCTGTGTCACCTCACAAAACAAGTTTTGATCATCTTTCAGTCGCAAACGAACCAATAAACGGTGCGCCCCTTGTGGAATCATTTCAACAATTGTGACCTTAAGATGGTTAATGATGCTCAACGCTTGTGGGTCTGACAGTGCCAGGCTGACATCTCTCGCCAATACTCTAACACGCACAAGTTCTTGACCGGATAACGAAGGTTCTGACAACCAAAGTCTGTCCTGCCCTAATTGCACTGGATAAAGTCCTTGCTCTGCAGGCAAGGAAGTCGCTTGAATCACCGACACCGCTCCTTGTTCATCAAACAAGGGAGAATCGGCTCGTTTCAAGGCTTCTTGTAACGATTCAACCGACTCGATTTTGCCTTTCGCCATAAAGACTACTCGATCTGCTAAACGTTCAACTTCAGCGGGGACATGAGTAATATA
It encodes the following:
- a CDS encoding acyl-CoA thioesterase, whose translation is MFKLEMRVRDYECDLQGVVNNAVYQNYLEHARHEFLLANEINFPALAKQGIDLMVVRSEIDYKASLRPHDHFYITVEMIKEGRVKVIFLQNIYRADDVLMVSAKTYGATVKNGRPVRLVEELASLVAG
- the radC gene encoding RadC family protein produces the protein MAITDWHENDRPREKLLKFGAPHLSDAELLAIFLRVGVKGKSAVELAQDLLDHFGSLDALLNADETEFCEAKGLGQAKYVQLKAVLEMSRRHFESGLKKGVALTQPEAVARLLQHHIGNQPREIFGLVLLDQQNQFIQFVPLFTGTLNQTSVHIREILKTVLDHHAAAVILAHNHPSGDPTPSQSDKDLTRQIQQGLQLIEARCLDHIILGDHGRWLSFTQQGLL
- the rpmB gene encoding 50S ribosomal protein L28 produces the protein MSKICQVTGKKPVVGNNVSHSHRKTRRRFLPNLQTHRFWVENENRFVKLRLSTSGMRIIDKNGIESVLAEMRARGEKV
- the rpmG gene encoding 50S ribosomal protein L33 — translated: MRDKIKLQSTESAYFYTTDKNKRNMAGKFEIKKYDPVLRKHVLFKEAKIK
- a CDS encoding diguanylate cyclase, producing MRTLVLLASLFFSMSGHAASQAEISPNVSENPLTVQVNWNHQFQFAGFYAAIKQGYYQEVGLDVSMKNWKPGIRVVDEVVSGRADIGIGYSSMIADYAKGVPIKLIMSSFQFSPMVLLSHQPINDLAELDGKTVMHYGNLQILGLINKAQNLVKNPVISVDSSGNLEDFILHKVDLYGAYTTNEPFRLKQRNKAFFIVDPKSFGVQSYGDLVVTSEALAAKHPEQIQKFKAATIKGWRYAIHHQTEMVDYIMQHYPVVKSREALLNEAKVTTHYVQSGQVPIGKVEPAKLMATAAEAKEVGLISQKEFNRLNMKQFIFNASQYAYTEEESAYLAAHPVIKLANDIDWEPFEFIDKKGQYRGIASDYFALLGQKLGVRFEAQKTLGWAEVLSKTRAGQLEVFSCAVATPEREQYMRFTKPYLSFPMVLVGRKNVSFIESYDALKGQKVAVVNGYWSHETLKQHYPSIELVIVDSVKEGLEAVMDGRASLYSGNLGAINYAIHKYGIIGLHVVGQSNHRFELAIGVTKDNPVLFNILRKGLDSITDEERQQIFNKWIKLEVVNKLDRKQLIEVGGISLAIILTLTFFLLMFRYQKNRQQAYIEKIHELTYATLINMQTLKFEWVSDAFTRLSGYSREELKEMQYLDLATETLSKEEQEAILKQVNAGQSWKGEMEGRANDGHSYWVELTLTPVLDVMGHIQQVWATRVDITDRKRNEQLSITDDLTGLYNRRYFNQIIEREINRAKREHRSLAVAMMDIDFFKTINDTYGHQEGDQVLKQVADVLETSFHRATDFVFRMGGEEFLVISWFKSEAEFQSYLEQLCFKVKSLGIENAASTEGVLTISVGAIYCDSDALTNSEELYKTVDRRLYQAKQTGRNKVVMTD
- the mutM gene encoding bifunctional DNA-formamidopyrimidine glycosylase/DNA-(apurinic or apyrimidinic site) lyase, which gives rise to MPELPEVETTRKGIQPKVEGQAIQKIIIRNGKLRWPVDTSLTEKLPGLVILSIKRRAKYLLLETSQGHLIIHLGMSGNLRVLPQQEPAIKHDHIDLLLENGFLLRYHDPRRFGSWLWTEAPIQEHTLLKSLGPEPLTDAFNAEYLFQKLQGRKTAIKTFIMNNHIVVGVGNIYANESLFLSGIHPSRTAQSLTLTETTKLVAHIKMVLSAAIEQGGTTLKDFLTPDGKPGYFEQKLNVYGRENAPCLRCHASIEKVVLNQRAAYFCSNCQK
- a CDS encoding cation-translocating P-type ATPase, whose product is MTWFNQSTDSVIKALKSDYQQGLSEDQRGERQTAFGLNEINQVKHASALHIFIAQLKNPLLIILALGALLSFYTGHHVDAFAITTIILINASITFIQEYKAQKSIDALRDMSAPHCHVKQNGQWHEMSAKQLVPGDIILLKTGDIIPADCRLVETTQLEVDESALTGESNLIRKQTSVLESSDLTLGDQLNMGFMSTPVHNGRGIAVVTATGMKTEVGKIARLIETTQNRLTPLQARIHALSKTLIWAALFIVAVIIGIGFYKGLTLSGMVDTSISLVVAAIPEGLTTVVTIVLTLGAKHMMRNHALAKYLASVETLGSTSVICTDKTGTLTQNKMQSVQIWAGGEHYHIQGEGYRPIGEFKDDQQRPVTPQQHPHLNHLLEMSALCNEAQLVEQEGRYHIQGLPTEGALVVAAAKANIHKEALQQHHRIIKTFPFDPKRKMMSIIIQEPDNSYQLIVKGAPDVLIDHSEIIEFQDKHLDVTSNRYLIEDVIHTFGSQALRTLAIGYRHLSEAQIHLSQEELETQLTFTGLHGIIDLPRPEATQSVKECHEAGIRVIMITGDHAVTARAIAEKMQIIHANEEAIVITGKELNALSDEELGNLAPKIHVYARVTPEHKLRIVKALQQRGDVVAMTGDGVNDAPALRKADIGIAMGDSGTGVAKESADLILLDDNFATIVTAVREGRRIYDNIRKFIRQDLTANVGEVSAILFAFLLISGEPLLALAPLMILWVNLVSDGMPSLALGVDVAEADVMKRSPRDQKDSFFADSLGARIIVRGLVMGGFTFWMFHYALHLGMTLAYAQTLAFMTLIFGQLFHVFDARTFTSLYRRNPFTNRLLLLAVFGSGALSILMVYSPFGNLVLGTTPLQLHHLVMTFFIAALPTFILSGIKELFRFKWL